A single window of Mycolicibacterium aurum DNA harbors:
- a CDS encoding lactonase family protein — translation MTMPQKTHTPRRHPFLVVALALLVSLLAACTGVESPPGATSATTTTGSPFDPTTSRPRPELTGPLLAYRAADEIGVIEGTTVVGSVPGTFGPSNDLITTEDGKFVFARTTDNQLAALDVATGTGTLRPVAVGPSVGTGGASTIVWWEQPNRLMRLDLADPNSQPELGQIVDLPPVAGVRPGEPRLLVARGGTAVLARLEAPPSPFGGPDTLYAVRGPGAPAPLGQADANSPVSVARLSPDGAQLAYALYRGTDSGCGTAAVVTSGADGTQQTFDVAGADASAGSRVTKLWWPPAGAPKLSLTTWQCGQPQTYPPVVWQVSGDQIAQTTPPTSALQAAEIAPGQRALILPRSDAPTELSGALVFEESSRRIPLKPDVDAIAVIEPSP, via the coding sequence ATGACAATGCCGCAGAAGACACACACACCCAGAAGACATCCGTTTCTCGTCGTAGCGCTGGCCCTACTCGTGAGCCTGCTGGCCGCCTGCACCGGCGTGGAGAGCCCACCCGGGGCCACGTCGGCCACCACCACCACCGGTTCACCGTTCGACCCGACGACATCACGCCCACGGCCCGAGCTGACAGGTCCGCTGCTGGCCTACCGTGCCGCCGACGAGATCGGCGTGATCGAGGGCACCACCGTGGTCGGATCGGTACCGGGCACGTTCGGCCCGTCCAACGACCTGATCACCACCGAGGACGGCAAGTTCGTCTTCGCCCGGACCACCGACAATCAACTCGCTGCGCTCGACGTCGCCACCGGCACGGGCACCCTGCGCCCGGTGGCGGTCGGCCCGTCGGTTGGCACCGGCGGTGCCAGCACGATCGTGTGGTGGGAGCAGCCGAACCGGTTGATGCGGCTGGATCTGGCCGACCCGAACTCCCAGCCCGAACTGGGTCAGATCGTCGACCTGCCGCCCGTCGCCGGAGTGCGGCCGGGTGAACCGCGTCTGCTGGTCGCGCGCGGCGGCACCGCTGTGCTGGCCCGGCTGGAGGCCCCGCCCTCGCCGTTCGGCGGGCCGGACACCCTCTACGCGGTTCGCGGGCCAGGCGCGCCCGCCCCACTCGGCCAGGCCGATGCGAACAGTCCGGTCTCGGTCGCCCGGCTCAGCCCCGACGGGGCACAGCTGGCGTACGCGCTGTATCGCGGAACGGACAGCGGGTGCGGAACGGCGGCCGTGGTGACGTCCGGCGCCGACGGTACGCAGCAGACGTTCGACGTCGCGGGTGCCGATGCCAGCGCGGGCTCCCGGGTCACCAAACTGTGGTGGCCGCCTGCCGGCGCGCCCAAGCTGAGCCTGACCACCTGGCAGTGCGGCCAGCCGCAGACGTACCCGCCGGTCGTGTGGCAGGTGTCCGGTGACCAGATCGCCCAGACGACGCCGCCCACGTCCGCCCTGCAGGCCGCGGAGATCGCGCCGGGGCAGCGGGCACTGATCCTGCCGCGCAGCGACGCACCGACGGAACTCTCGGGCGCGCTGGTGTTCGAGGAGAGTTCGCGACGGATCCCGCTCAAACCGGATGTCGACGCCATCGCGGTGATCGAGCCGTCTCCGTAG
- a CDS encoding HNH endonuclease signature motif containing protein gives MFDRSLPEPTELAAASDAALAAAVSGWAAASAAAEARKLAAIAEVQRRAATAGVRDLDGVDDVDAAAAVVSCALTVSHGKAVHLVDVALTLRDRLPMTAARFLAGQISGAMIATIYDRTLLVTPTALPHIDYEVAQRASAWGVLTKTKLEHAIDVWIDHYDPDAVRRTRDAMRGRYMKVGSRTDAATGTVSVHGRLSAGDAAIVAQRLAAMIGSVCQDDPRTKDQRRADATGAVYAGSFFLACKCDNPDCAAKVDDGRASSIVIHIVGEKESLDAAEDPLMDGPEPQPEPEPAPAASKPEPPARRKAALIPSLHGAIVPAPLLAELIAHGAKVRLVALKDCTAEHRYRPSAALQEFVRTRDLTCRFPGCDLPAVNADIDHTVPYPAGATHPANTKCYCRKHHSIKTFLAGWRDRQHPDGTVVVTTPAGLSYATTPFSRLLFPGWNTRTPPPPPSQAPSAPAHPGRHLMMPTRQRTRAQNRAARITAERRHNALERARKREKASAATPTAWHDDYWSFLDEPRPDYGDDPPPF, from the coding sequence ATGTTCGACAGATCGCTTCCGGAGCCGACGGAACTGGCTGCTGCCAGCGACGCCGCGCTGGCGGCGGCGGTCTCGGGCTGGGCCGCCGCGTCGGCAGCCGCGGAAGCGCGCAAGTTGGCCGCGATCGCGGAGGTGCAGCGCCGGGCTGCGACCGCAGGAGTGCGGGACCTGGACGGCGTCGATGATGTGGACGCCGCCGCAGCGGTCGTGTCGTGCGCGTTGACCGTCAGCCACGGCAAGGCGGTGCATCTGGTCGATGTCGCGCTCACCTTGCGGGATCGCCTCCCGATGACCGCAGCGCGGTTCCTCGCCGGCCAGATCAGCGGCGCGATGATCGCCACGATCTATGACCGCACGTTGCTGGTCACCCCTACCGCACTGCCCCACATCGACTACGAGGTCGCCCAGCGCGCCTCCGCGTGGGGGGTGCTGACGAAAACCAAGCTCGAACACGCCATCGATGTGTGGATCGACCACTATGACCCCGATGCGGTACGCCGCACCCGTGATGCGATGCGCGGCCGCTACATGAAGGTCGGGTCACGCACCGATGCGGCCACCGGCACAGTCAGCGTGCACGGCCGGTTGTCGGCCGGTGACGCCGCCATCGTGGCTCAGCGGCTTGCGGCGATGATCGGGTCGGTGTGCCAGGACGATCCCCGCACCAAGGACCAGCGCCGGGCAGATGCCACCGGCGCGGTCTACGCGGGATCGTTTTTCCTCGCGTGCAAATGCGACAACCCGGACTGCGCCGCCAAAGTCGATGACGGGCGCGCCAGCAGCATCGTGATCCACATCGTCGGCGAGAAGGAGTCCCTCGACGCTGCCGAGGACCCGCTGATGGACGGTCCCGAACCCCAACCCGAGCCCGAACCTGCACCGGCTGCGTCGAAGCCCGAACCTCCGGCGCGGCGCAAGGCAGCGCTGATCCCGTCGCTGCACGGTGCGATCGTGCCTGCACCGCTGCTGGCCGAGCTGATCGCCCACGGCGCGAAAGTCCGTCTCGTCGCCCTTAAGGACTGCACCGCCGAGCACCGCTACCGCCCCTCGGCCGCATTGCAAGAGTTCGTCCGCACCCGAGACCTGACCTGCCGCTTCCCCGGGTGCGACCTGCCCGCCGTCAACGCCGACATCGACCACACCGTGCCGTATCCCGCCGGCGCCACCCACCCCGCGAATACCAAGTGCTACTGCCGAAAACACCACTCGATCAAAACGTTCCTCGCCGGCTGGCGTGACCGCCAACACCCCGACGGCACCGTCGTGGTCACCACCCCCGCCGGGCTGTCCTACGCCACAACTCCGTTCAGCCGCTTGCTCTTTCCCGGTTGGAACACCCGCACGCCGCCGCCACCACCCAGCCAGGCGCCATCGGCACCGGCCCACCCCGGCCGGCACCTGATGATGCCCACCCGTCAGCGCACCCGCGCCCAGAACCGGGCCGCCCGCATCACCGCCGAACGCCGGCACAACGCCCTCGAACGCGCGCGCAAACGCGAAAAGGCTTCGGCGGCAACGCCGACAGCCTGGCACGACGACTACTGGAGCTTCCTCGACGAACCTCGACCCGATTACGGCGATGACCCTCCGCCGTTCTAG
- a CDS encoding WS/DGAT/MGAT family O-acyltransferase, with protein sequence MSANSVRLGLQDLMFIYGETSSSKMHVGGLLPFTPPADAGRDYLRQMVDEARRQEVLAPWNRKLANPRLQFSPLHSWVTDRDFDFDYHVRRSALASPGDERELGILVSRLHSNHLDLTRPPWELHVIEGLEGGRFALYLKIHHALVDGYSAMRMLGRSMSTDPEDRQTQMFFNVPVPPRERRAVAAAEPANPLTATLRALSGVGATVSGGVSSALDLTAALVKTQIRRDGDYGHIAGSASAPHSILNARISRNRRFATQQYEFDRLKKLSAQHGSTINDVALALIGGGLRKFLTDFDKLPDRSLVAFLPVNVRPKGDEGGGNAVGAILAPMGTDIEDPVERLQAITSATRASKAQLQTMSPAAIIAYSAALLAPAGSQIAGALTGVQPPWPYTFNLCVSNVPGPREPLYFRGSRLEATYPVSIPIHGMALNITLQSYADTINFGFVGCRDRLPHLQRLAVYTGDALDALEKASED encoded by the coding sequence GTGAGCGCCAACAGTGTCCGTCTCGGACTGCAGGATCTGATGTTCATCTACGGCGAGACGTCGAGTTCGAAGATGCACGTCGGCGGGCTGCTGCCGTTCACGCCGCCCGCGGATGCAGGACGCGACTACCTGCGGCAGATGGTCGACGAAGCCCGCCGGCAGGAAGTGCTGGCGCCGTGGAACCGCAAGCTCGCCAATCCGCGATTGCAGTTCAGTCCGCTGCACAGCTGGGTGACCGACCGGGATTTCGACTTCGACTATCACGTGCGGCGCTCCGCGCTGGCCAGCCCCGGTGACGAGAGGGAGCTGGGCATCCTGGTGTCGCGGCTGCACAGCAACCACCTGGATCTGACCCGGCCGCCGTGGGAGCTCCACGTCATCGAGGGTCTCGAGGGTGGTCGCTTCGCGTTGTATCTGAAGATCCACCACGCGCTCGTCGATGGTTACAGCGCGATGCGGATGCTGGGCCGCAGCATGTCGACCGATCCGGAGGACCGGCAGACCCAGATGTTCTTCAACGTGCCGGTGCCGCCGCGGGAACGCCGCGCCGTCGCGGCGGCGGAGCCTGCCAATCCCCTCACCGCGACGCTGCGCGCGCTGAGCGGGGTGGGCGCGACGGTATCCGGGGGCGTCAGTTCGGCGCTCGACCTGACGGCGGCACTGGTCAAGACGCAGATCCGGCGGGACGGCGACTACGGCCACATCGCGGGCTCCGCGTCGGCGCCGCACAGCATTCTCAATGCCCGCATCAGCCGCAATCGCCGCTTCGCCACCCAGCAGTACGAGTTCGACCGGCTCAAGAAGCTGAGTGCGCAGCATGGTTCGACGATCAACGATGTGGCGTTGGCGCTCATCGGCGGCGGACTGCGTAAGTTCCTCACCGACTTCGACAAGCTCCCGGACCGGTCGCTGGTCGCCTTCCTGCCGGTCAATGTCCGCCCCAAGGGAGACGAGGGTGGCGGCAACGCCGTGGGGGCGATCCTGGCGCCCATGGGCACCGACATCGAGGACCCGGTGGAGCGGCTGCAGGCGATCACCTCGGCGACGAGGGCGTCCAAGGCCCAGTTGCAGACGATGTCGCCTGCGGCGATCATCGCCTACAGCGCAGCGCTTCTCGCTCCTGCGGGCAGTCAGATCGCCGGGGCGTTGACGGGTGTGCAGCCACCGTGGCCCTACACCTTCAACCTGTGCGTCTCCAACGTGCCGGGACCTCGGGAGCCGTTGTACTTCAGGGGTTCTCGCCTGGAAGCCACCTACCCGGTATCCATCCCGATCCACGGCATGGCGCTGAACATCACGCTGCAGAGCTATGCCGACACCATCAACTTCGGTTTCGTCGGCTGCCGCGACCGTCTGCCGCATCTGCAGCGTCTGGCCGTGTACACCGGTGACGCCCTTGACGCACTGGAGAAGGCCTCCGAGGACTAG
- a CDS encoding mycobacterial-type methylenetetrahydrofolate reductase, with translation MSLNTIALELVPPNVERGREQAAEDAEKVLRCSAEAGLAGRVRHVMIPGMIEEDGDRPIEMKPKLDVLDFWTMIKPDLPGIKGLCTQVTAFMDEPTLHSRLTELGASGFEGIAFVGVPRTLSDGEGSGVAPTDALSMFDEVVDNRGVILIPTRDGEHGRFNFKCDRGATYGMTQLLYSDAIVGMLTEFADKTDHRPEILLSFGFVPKVESRVGLINWLIQDPGNEAVAREQEFVRTLAETDPAGRRKLMVDLYKRVIDGVGDLGFPLSVHFEATYGVNTAAFETFAEMLAYWAPDAP, from the coding sequence GTGAGCCTGAACACCATCGCCCTTGAGCTCGTTCCGCCGAACGTCGAGCGGGGTCGCGAACAGGCAGCCGAAGACGCCGAGAAGGTGCTGCGGTGTTCGGCCGAGGCGGGCCTGGCCGGCCGGGTCCGGCACGTCATGATCCCGGGAATGATCGAAGAGGACGGCGACCGTCCGATCGAGATGAAGCCCAAGCTCGATGTCCTCGACTTCTGGACGATGATCAAGCCCGATCTGCCCGGTATCAAGGGACTGTGCACCCAGGTGACCGCGTTCATGGACGAGCCCACGCTGCACAGCAGGCTGACCGAGCTTGGCGCCAGCGGGTTCGAGGGAATCGCCTTCGTCGGTGTCCCGCGCACCCTCAGCGACGGTGAAGGCTCGGGAGTGGCACCGACCGACGCGCTGTCGATGTTCGACGAGGTCGTCGACAACCGCGGCGTGATCCTGATCCCGACACGCGACGGCGAGCACGGCCGGTTCAACTTCAAGTGCGACCGCGGCGCCACCTACGGGATGACGCAGCTGCTGTACTCCGACGCGATCGTCGGCATGCTCACCGAGTTCGCCGACAAGACCGATCACCGCCCCGAGATCCTGCTGTCGTTCGGCTTCGTGCCGAAGGTGGAGAGCCGGGTCGGCCTGATCAACTGGCTCATCCAGGACCCCGGCAACGAGGCCGTCGCGCGGGAGCAGGAGTTCGTCCGGACCCTCGCCGAGACCGACCCGGCGGGCCGCCGCAAGCTGATGGTCGATCTGTACAAGCGGGTCATCGACGGGGTGGGTGACCTCGGGTTCCCGCTGAGCGTGCACTTCGAGGCGACCTACGGGGTGAACACCGCGGCCTTCGAGACTTTCGCCGAGATGCTGGCGTACTGGGCTCCCGACGCCCCCTGA
- a CDS encoding MspA family porin, with protein sequence MPVQWRMWLGTALAALMAAVGVAPAGAEPVPMRPLSADKTSRDGWQLNIRVENEIVNSIPNLANARDSREGFVTASATATAVGGANPITDSIFILGYQLGCQSDVSAGLQYGGTAGVGPVGAIGVGGGVLPSASVGLDGGAAGFVQTVLQPGVIVDLPLSNMTLSPNGQAMLDIDNIHIKADACGGDVTVRSYAYLRISTEAAHTQFAVYGDPIKI encoded by the coding sequence ATGCCCGTGCAGTGGCGGATGTGGCTCGGCACTGCGCTGGCGGCGCTGATGGCGGCGGTCGGCGTCGCTCCCGCAGGGGCCGAGCCCGTCCCGATGCGGCCGCTCAGCGCGGACAAGACCTCCCGGGACGGCTGGCAGCTCAACATCAGGGTGGAGAACGAGATCGTCAACTCCATCCCCAACCTGGCGAACGCGCGGGACTCGCGCGAGGGTTTCGTGACGGCATCGGCGACCGCAACGGCCGTCGGCGGCGCCAACCCGATCACCGACAGCATCTTCATCCTGGGCTACCAGCTCGGCTGTCAGTCCGATGTGTCCGCGGGTCTGCAGTACGGCGGGACGGCCGGCGTCGGGCCGGTCGGGGCCATCGGTGTCGGGGGTGGTGTGTTGCCGAGCGCATCGGTCGGCCTGGATGGCGGCGCGGCCGGGTTCGTGCAGACGGTGCTGCAGCCCGGCGTGATCGTGGACCTACCGCTGTCGAACATGACGCTCAGCCCGAACGGTCAGGCCATGCTCGACATCGACAACATCCACATCAAGGCCGACGCGTGCGGCGGCGACGTCACGGTCCGGTCGTACGCCTACCTGCGGATCTCCACCGAAGCGGCACACACCCAGTTCGCTGTCTACGGCGATCCGATCAAGATCTGA
- a CDS encoding protein adenylyltransferase SelO — protein sequence MTLSLQGRFVRELPELTVQWKAEEAPEPRLLTLNEPLAAELGLDPEWLRSRDGLGLLVGTMVPADATPVAQAYAGHQFGGFQPRLGDGRALLLGELTDTSGQLRDLHLKGSGRTPFARGGDGLAAVGPMLREFIISEAMHALGIPTTRALAVVATGRTVYRETALPGAVLARVASSHLRVGTFQYAASTGDAPLLRRLADHAIARHHPQAADAEHPYLALLEAVSAVQARLVARWMLVGFIHGVMNTDNMTISGETIDYGPCAFMEAFDPATVFSSIDSWGRYAYGNQPSIALWNLARFAETLLSLLAPDADEAIALAEASLGKFKETYEAAWTEGMLAKLGVPGAPPEVSAALIQELLTQLQQSGVDHTSFYRRLATAARGDSEPVRGEFIDLAGFDAWLDRWRALGPDPDAMDRVNPVYVPRNHLVEEALTAATGGDLAPLGLLLDAVRSPFDERPHLQRYAEPGEKEFSASFQTFCGT from the coding sequence GTGACTCTTTCGCTGCAGGGCCGGTTCGTCCGTGAGCTACCCGAGCTGACCGTGCAATGGAAGGCCGAGGAGGCACCCGAACCGCGATTGCTGACCCTCAACGAGCCCCTCGCTGCCGAACTCGGCCTCGATCCGGAGTGGCTACGCAGCCGCGACGGCCTGGGCCTCCTGGTGGGGACGATGGTCCCCGCCGATGCGACGCCCGTCGCGCAGGCCTACGCCGGTCATCAGTTCGGCGGCTTCCAGCCACGGCTGGGCGACGGTCGCGCGCTGCTGCTCGGCGAGTTGACCGACACCTCCGGGCAACTGCGCGATCTACACCTGAAGGGCTCGGGACGGACGCCGTTCGCAAGGGGCGGCGACGGGCTGGCGGCGGTCGGACCGATGCTGCGCGAGTTCATCATCAGCGAGGCGATGCACGCGCTCGGCATCCCGACCACACGCGCCCTGGCCGTGGTGGCCACCGGCAGGACCGTGTACCGGGAGACCGCACTGCCCGGCGCCGTGCTGGCCCGGGTGGCATCGAGTCATCTTCGGGTCGGCACGTTTCAGTACGCCGCGTCGACGGGCGACGCCCCCTTGCTGCGCCGGCTCGCCGACCACGCGATCGCCCGGCATCACCCGCAGGCCGCCGATGCCGAGCACCCCTACCTGGCGTTGCTCGAGGCCGTCAGTGCGGTGCAGGCGCGGCTGGTGGCACGGTGGATGCTGGTCGGCTTCATCCACGGGGTGATGAACACCGACAACATGACGATCTCGGGCGAGACCATCGACTACGGGCCCTGCGCGTTCATGGAGGCGTTCGACCCTGCGACCGTCTTCAGCTCGATCGACAGCTGGGGCCGCTACGCGTACGGCAACCAGCCGTCGATCGCACTGTGGAACCTGGCTCGTTTCGCCGAGACGCTGCTGTCGTTGCTCGCTCCCGACGCCGACGAAGCCATCGCGCTCGCCGAGGCGTCGCTGGGCAAGTTCAAGGAGACCTACGAGGCCGCGTGGACCGAGGGCATGCTGGCCAAGCTCGGCGTGCCCGGAGCCCCTCCCGAGGTCTCCGCTGCGCTGATCCAGGAGCTGCTCACGCAGTTGCAGCAGAGCGGGGTCGACCACACGTCGTTCTACCGGCGACTCGCGACGGCCGCCCGGGGTGACAGCGAACCGGTACGCGGCGAGTTCATCGACCTCGCCGGTTTCGACGCCTGGCTGGATCGGTGGCGCGCGCTGGGGCCGGATCCCGACGCGATGGACCGGGTCAACCCCGTCTATGTGCCGCGCAACCATCTCGTGGAGGAGGCGTTGACCGCTGCGACGGGCGGCGACCTGGCGCCGCTGGGACTGCTGCTCGATGCGGTGCGGTCGCCGTTCGACGAGCGCCCGCATCTTCAGCGCTATGCCGAACCTGGCGAGAAGGAGTTCAGCGCCTCCTTCCAAACGTTCTGTGGAACCTGA